A stretch of DNA from Lotus japonicus ecotype B-129 chromosome 4, LjGifu_v1.2:
AGTGTTTGGTTCTAGTAGATTATGACCTTAGGTTAATTTTAGCCGCAAGTGTCAGGAGTTTTAATCCTGAAGTTGTCACTTTTACCTAACCAACACCCATGTCAATTCCCggtcaaaaacaaaaaacaacttTACTTGTATTATTAGTTATTACTTGATCTTACTACGAGTGTAAATAGGACATTGGTCAGTATCTTGCATCACATCATTTCACATCGTATCAATCCTATCTCATCATTCAAAGTCTTATTTGTCTGGTTTTGTCCTTCCTTACATGAACCCATGTGTTGACTTTCCAGCTATGTTAGCGGTGCCAACATTAttttttcaactatttttcttttgttacttTGTAAAAAGCTTAAAGCTTAGTAATTTAGCTCGAGGGGAAGTGTTAGAATATTACAAATTAACTTTCATATTTTGACAATGTCTTGACATATCTTCAACATATTTTAGAAGATAATTAAAACTTATATCAATTAGTCAACTAATTGAGGAAGCCGCCTTAGGAGTTATTTCCTGATTTTGTTTACTTTCCTAATTTGTTTCCATATTAATCCAATCTCATAAAGTGGAGCCTTGGCACAAACCTCTGCAGTTGATCTCATGTGACTAGGTGGTCAAGGGTTCATACCATGGAATCAATATGGCCACTTACAATAGACCCATTCTTCCATATACCCCACATTGATGGGAAGTCGAACTTTATAGCTCTAGATTGTGCCATCAATCCAATATTAGATCATTTAATCTTATTTTTCTCCTATTCTCCTTTCCTACCAAACCCTTGTAATTTTAACAATGATCTATATAGTATTGTTCATTGaccttttccttttttccccTCCTTTTGTCAGCTTGGGTAGCCTGCTCacattttaatttattagacTATTATTCTTGCACTAAAATTTACTGGCTCAATTGCAGGTGGTGGGAGTTCAGGTTGGCAAGCACCAGAACAACTGGTTCAAGGCCGCCAAACACGGGCTGTAGATATATTTAGTTTAGGTTCTGTCCTCTTTTTCTGCTTGACTGGGGGAAGACATCCATTCGGAGAACATCTTGAGCGTGATGTCAATGTTGTGAAAAATCGAAAGGATCTTTTCTTAGTGGAGTTCATTCCTGAAGCTGAGGATCTTATCAGTTGTTTATTAAACCCTGACCCTAACCTAAGGTAAATCATTCTTATTCAATGTGTATACTTGAGAATGGAAACCTAATTTCTCCTATTGACATCCTGTTTTCAACTTGTTACAACATGGGCATTGACTCGCCAGCCACTGAACTTTACCATTTCTCCTGCTTCTGTTAATAAAGCCACAAATATTATCAATTCACTTGTTTGGATAAATTGATGTTAGGGGGATTGCCGGATAGCTCCTTAATAACTGGAAGTTTATATTTGATGGCTATGAATGGTGTTATTTTCTGGCACTTATTTTTGTGATTGTCTGGTTACAAACTAACAATTTAATTTAAGAAATTATTTCCTTTATTGTCAGGCCAAAGGCGATTGAAGTATTGCACCATCCTTTTTTCTGGAGTTCTGAGATGAGACTTTCATTTTTACGTGACGCCAGTGACAAGGTGGAATTGGAAGGTAGAGAAAATGATTCGGATATGTTGAGGGCATTAGAAAGCATTGCCCCATTGGCCTTAGGGGGAAAATGGGATGAAAGGATGGAGCCAGCTTTCATTGCTAACATTGGTCATTACCGGCGATATAAGTTTAACAGTGTTCGAGACTTATTGCGGGTTATGAGAAACAAGCTAAATCATTATAGAGAATTGCCTCAAGAAATCCAGGTTCGCTCTTGGACTAGTATTTGCTAGATTTATGTTTTTGGTCTTAGGCTTGGCAACATGGTAGGTTGGGGCAGTTTTTGCTTAATTGATAAACATATTAATATTTTCACCGTCTCTCTTTAGAATTTAATTAACCAAGTGAACAGAATCCAAAAACATCTTAATCACTAAGAAGATAAATAGTCTCGACTTTTAAACATCCCAGGAGTGTCCACACCCCACACACACCTTACTTTTCTTTATCTCGcttttcttatcacatcacaCTATATATCAATTTATCACCTGTCTCGTTTTAATTTGGGGTGGCCAAAAAACACTTTCAGAACATGAATaaccatttttaatattagaggTTTTTTCATTTATGGGAGGTGGTGGCTTGACCCTAAACTCAGCAACCAAGTGTGTCCACAGGACATTTTTTTGCCAAAGTTCTGAGTCTACAGgatttaggccccgtttggaaaaacagcttaattaagcacttatggtcataagcgcttatgacataagtcataagctatttttaaaaatttattgaaataaattaaaaataagctgtatataagcataagctgtttttcataagctatcctgattagcttatgaaaataagctgaaaatagcttatggcagaccataagctgtttgcataagctctcccaaacactggtataagagcttatgctgtcagatatgctcaaataagctcttccaaactgggccttaatAACCCTAAATGACATCAAAACCAATGGGTCAGATTGGGAACCCATGGTGTAGGTACAATTTGCCTGAAGAGATGAGGATTTACTAAAAAGGGTGGATCTTTTGTTCCTGATTAATTGGTTGACATGTCCATTGTCCAGAATCATGTTTAACAACTTGCATCCTTCATTCTTGACAAATTAGCAATAATTGATTCTCATGATTTCTGATATGTCCCTTACCTTTATTGACTATGAGTGAAAAAATGTGTCAGCACTGCCAGGTGGGCCCAGTTATTATCCAAAAATGTCCTTAGAGTCAAAGTTGAAGTTTTCTCATAGTGGTCATAGATGACATGTTGACTGTGAGTATAAGGAAGTACAAGAGTGCTGGGTCTTATGTGCTCACCTTCGATGATTCagttattttttaatagtatGTTTACATTTGTAATTTGTTCTTTGCCTTGATGTGCCTGGCTAGTATGATTTAGTTTCCAACTTCAATTATAGTAATACAATTCGCTGAAATTGTATGAGCTTCCCTGTAGATGACACTTCTTGATGCAGGGCCTTTCATATAAAATGTCAAAGTGCATCTTACTTAATATATGGTATAATCTTCTAGTAGGATAAACTTCTAAGATACCAAATAATTAGAGAATGGTAGTAACTCATGCACAAGCTGGGCGTCTTTACTCGTACTCTTTATGACATGAAGTTTTCCCCGTCCATATGTGTATGACTTATAATTTCTTACTGCCTTTTCAGGAACTTGTAGGACCTGTTCCTGAAGGATTCAATGACTACTTTGCAAGTCGGTTTCCTAGACTCTTGATTGAAGTATATAaagttatatgtatatattgcaaGGAGGAAGAATGTTTTCAGAGGTACTTTAACAATGTTGATTAGTGCCTTGGCCATCGTTTTGATGGTTTGAAAATATACCACAATGGAAAAGACTGGTTACAGCATGAAACAGATGATGATGTGTTATAAGTTGTAATGTAATCATGTATAGATATGCATGTTGCCCATGATTAAATGTTGATTAGTGCCTTGGCCATCGTTTTGATGGTTTGAAAATATACCACAATGGAAAGACTGGTTACAGCATGAAACAGATGATGATGTGTTATAAGTTGTAATGTAATCATGTATAGATATGCATGTTGCCCATGATTAAATCTAACTTTTACGGTTTCAACTCTTCACTAAGAATGTGAGAGTACGTGTCTGATTCAGGATCATACTATCTTGAACTGTTGGCTCAACAAATGTAATCTTTAGCAATCGGAAGATTCAACTTTCAACTAAATATATTTCAACATATCATGCAAGGCCAAGAAGACACCTAAGGCTTTGTTTGGGAGTTTTTTAGGAAGGGAGGGGAGGGCAAGAGAGGGGGAAAGGGGTAAGCCCTTCCCTTGTTTGAGAGTTCTAAATTCCCCAAGACCTCCCAATTTGGGGGAATTACAAATTACAAAATACAACTAAAATGGTAAAAGTAAATAAGCTAAAATGTAAAATTGATGAATGTCAATTATGCAAGAGATCGATGTCCCTTTCGGTTtagaaaaattttaaaatcaaaactGTTACATTCGTTGTGTGGTATTTCCATTGCTTTCATGGTCACTCAACACCCTTCACCACCATGGTTGTCATATGACACTACCACCACAGCCGTCAATTCCACCACACAACACCCTCCAGTCCTCCACCACTATCTGACATCCTATGTTGTAGGTCTCAGGTGAAGTTGACAATGATAGATGGTGTCAAGcaatggtgatggtggagggtgcTAAGCAGTAAGCAGTGACGATGGAGGGTGTATGATGGTGGTGGAAGGTGTTAGGCAGTGGTGATGGTGAAATGTGTCATGAAATGACATTGCATGATGTCGAGAGGCGATGAAGGGTTACAATTTTTGCTAAGTCGCGATGAAAGAGGTGGATGATGATAGTAATGGTGGTGGAGAAAGTAAAATACTGGCAGTGATGGAAGGTTAGTGATGGAAGGTGTCAGACAATGAGGCGAAAGTGGTTAATGACACTAAGAAGACGATAAGGGGGTACAAGGTTGGTGGTAGTACTAGAGGGTGCAAGGCAGTGATGGAGGTGGTGGAGGATTTTAGATGATAACAATTGTAGAGGATGTTGAGCGGTGGTAGATGGTAGTATTATGTGGCGAAAGGGTGCCATGTTGTAAGGTGGTAAAGGATCCGAGACAATAGTTGCAATGAAGGTTTCTAATAGCAGGTCCAAACGAATTCCAACTAAGACAGTTTGGTTGGTGGACTTTGTTTAGTTATTTTGTTCTTTAGCCCGATCCTAGATAGTTCTACAGATAAAAGGAAAACCCCAAACATAATGAAAAAACAGGAAGAAAATCTGAGCATTTGCTCTCCATATTTTTGTGTTCTTAgcttagtattttttttttctgtatatATTAGAGTTCTTATAACTGCTGGAAGAAGTCACCTTCTACCGGTTTCCATGCGACGATGGAAAGTGTTGAACTATGGTATCAGTGGTGGGTTCAGAAAGAGGGATGCAGAAAAAACATATGAACATAAGTGACatacttggaaaactaaactaCAATCAACCTTTTAATGAATTTTAAATCAGGTTGAAATTGTTTTGAAACCATCTCCAAATTTAccaatcatattttattttcaaattaaaaattgaaaattgaaaactaaaactcACAAACAATCACCTTGAACAACCACCAAGAGACCTACTAACAACCAGATTATCTCTAAATATCAGCTATTATGCTACACTCCACGAGATGAGAATCCACAATTAGTATGCTGCACTCTAAATAATAATGAGATGAGACGATTTGGTTCTGAATCATGTATTCTACATGAACCATAAGTAGGATTTAAAAAGTTAAAAGTTGCAAAGGCACCTTGTTGCCCGCTTTCGTATACTACAGTCATACACAAATTGGAACATGTTACATATATATGTACTAAAAAGGTAACAAAAATGATAGTAGAAACCTGCTATAGGGAATGAAGATTGAAGagtgatggtgaaggagctagcAGAACAGGGTACAAAATTATGTGGAGCAAATAATAGGCAGTAGTAATAGAATGTATGGTTTCATGATTTGCGCAGAATCAACACATTTACTCAGAAGCTAAGACTTGTAGCTTCtaaccagaattgattctaaagcatTTCACCACCGTggaaccaaacatgctattaagtTAGACTTCATTAGCTGAATCAATTCTGCTTAACGACGAGAGAGAAAATTCTTTATTGGAGATGATGGATGATCCAACCTCACTTGTGCTTCTATATGATATCCTCTCCATTTGTCTTCTCTTGGAGCGGGTCTTAACtatctcttctttttcatcaacaaatgaaagaaaagtTTGCAATCGTGTAGATCCTGATGCGCCTTGACCagaagaagactcaagttccTCCGGGCCGTGCTTCTTATACTGCCGCAGGGTTTGAAAAAGATATATGAGTAGAGCAAGTAAACATGCCAACCCACAGACTAAGTAGAGGCCCCAAAAGCTTCTGAGATTGAGCCTATCCACTTCAAGCTTTGCACCTTGTGATAGGCAAGCTCTCCGCAGAAGCCATTTATCATGGATCCTTTGCAAATCTCCATTTTCTGCCAATTCCAGAATTGCAGTTGACATGTCAAGTGCTAATGGTGAGTCTCGTGGAAAGGCCTGTAGAAAAATGGAAAACAAGAAATGGACAGATACTATCATTTTTTGACAACTAAAAAACAAGGGAACCAAACCAACAATAACAAGGGAACCAAACCAACAATTAAGCATGGTAAAGTAACCTTGATCAAACTTTAAAATGTAGGGAAGATAATGTCCAGACAACTATTTGTTACCATTTTCGATTGAGAAATATTAGCAATTTATTCTGTAAGACTCATTTCTCAAcacattctttttttattagttGAAATTCATGATTCGGCCAAATAAGGAGCATGGTCAATCAACTTGGGGGTGTGAAATATGATTTAGTCGATAGTCGATACCACATTCCACCCAACAAAAGGAATGTGTTGGATAGTTTGTCGCTATCCTTTTTCAAAAAGAATAGCAAGTTGAACTCTTTTAGTAGTTAAGTAAGAAAATATGCTCTTGCAATCTTGCAAAACATAGTGAGCTTAATAACTACACCGACAGTGTATTTACGCAGACGTCCAATCATACTATCTTACCAcatcaaattaaaattaaaaaaagcaaCATGGTAAGATGGAATCAGATTATAATAGCTTTAGAGGAAGCAAATCAAATTGTAATGGCCAAGTATTAAGGAGAAACTTACAAATCCCCAACCATTTCTGGTGAACTCCTGGCCTATAACACTAAAATCGCACCGAGTCGAAAGGAAAAGCTCTATGTAAGCACGCTCATCGACATATGCAGCAATACCACCCTTATGTGGACCTTTTTCCAGTGCCTTGGTAGTTTCTTCAGGGTCTTTTAGAGGAACTAGTCTGGATTCATCAATACCCATTTCCTCAATTAAATAAGTTCGAGTAAAAGAACCCTGCAAGTAGCCTATACGTTCTTTGCTACTTATTAAACTTTCAATGCCTTTAACAGGTGAAGAAAGTTGTTGTACAGTGAGGATTGAAGTCAGGCTTGCCGTGTAACTTGAGTTAATTATTAGAACTACAAATAGCCATATAAGCAGCACAAAGCGACCAAGAGTGCTAACTGTATTTTCCCCTGCACAGTATAGAAAAGAGCTAGTTGATTATTATTTCAAAGTAGCTAGCTGCCAAATGAAACTAAAGAAATGACACTTACTGTGAGCAAAGAACATAGTTGAAAAGCTAAACCTGTCAAATAAAACACAAGGTCAAACAGAAGTCATAAACATATCCTGAGAGCTACCAGAAAACTATAACATTGATATAATTTTTGCATGCATCAGCAATAGATTGGTTCGAAAAAGGTTTAGTATGGTGAGCCATAGAAaagggaggaggaagaaaaactgaaaaatacCAGATTTCATTACCACAAAATGGTGACAATTTGTTTTTTGGGAGGTCCCCTAAACTCATCATTCAGCCTATGTTCTAAAATCCAAACAACAGCTCCCACTAGTAGGAAAAAGATAGCTGTGACAGTCCACATCATTGGTGTAAATGGCGTCAAAAATGCCCAAGCATTGGATTCTGTCTTCTTAACTGATGCAACTACCACTAGACCTGATTCAATATATGGCTGAGTGAAATCCACCAGCTTTGTTCTTTCTGTAGTAATTGTAATGTCACCTACTGCAGCATCAAAGACCTGTATGGTAAGAAGAAAACTGGTCTCACAAACGTACCATAAAACATCCCAAGAAACTACACAACAATGATTGGAACGATACTCACGCCCGCAGTGATAAGACGCACAAGCTCAGTGTTACTAGGATTACTCTTACCATCCCCATATGAAATAAACTTATAGGGGACAGCATAGGGCAACAAGTTTGCTGCAGAAAGAAACACCTCAATGCAGAATCCCTTGAACATGTCAGTGCCTTGTACTTGAGAGAGAAATTCGCGATAACTAACCCTTTTCGGCACTCCAATTTTTAGCAGTCTTCCATTGTTTGGAAAAACCCAACCGCGGGGCTTCTGGGTTGTCTCCCCTGGCCAAAACACAGGGAGTAGTTTTTTATTTGCGCTAGAACGATTAGCTGGTTTTGAGTAAAGTGCTTCTGGAGGAACAACTGATAATCCAGAGTAATTAGACCAATAACCGATCCTTCGTACCCCTGTTCCGATCACATTGATGATTTCATATGCTGGATTAACAAGGTTTCCATCAGAATCATAGCTGAATGGACCTGACACCCCGGTCATGTTAACCTCATGAATACTTTTCCTCAACAGATTTCCTTGATTGAAGATTTTCACAGCATCAAGATGCATATTGCCTCCTTGCAGTGCA
This window harbors:
- the LOC130710777 gene encoding glutamate receptor 3.6-like; protein product: MICVWVVMVLVVLSNGWFSSNGVVAMDNSTVPAFVNIGVLYSFNTSVGRIVKIAVDAAVQDVNSDPSILGKTELRVSLQEDSKYRGFLSIAEALQLMATHTVAIIGPQTSTTAHVISHIANELKVPLLSFSATDPTLSSLQFPFFIRTAFSDMYEMTAIADFVNHFGWREVIAVYGDDDHGRNGIGSLGDKLADRRCKISFKAAMTPEATREEITDVLVQVALAESRVIVLHTSTAWGPKVLSVAKSLGMMENGYVWIATTFLSSWLDIASPLSPDEMDTIQGVVTFRMYTPDSKLKRWFVSRWANLTSGKTDYPLGLSTYGIFAYDTVYALAHALDAFLKQGNQITFSHDPKLSALQGGNMHLDAVKIFNQGNLLRKSIHEVNMTGVSGPFSYDSDGNLVNPAYEIINVIGTGVRRIGYWSNYSGLSVVPPEALYSKPANRSSANKKLLPVFWPGETTQKPRGWVFPNNGRLLKIGVPKRVSYREFLSQVQGTDMFKGFCIEVFLSAANLLPYAVPYKFISYGDGKSNPSNTELVRLITAGVFDAAVGDITITTERTKLVDFTQPYIESGLVVVASVKKTESNAWAFLTPFTPMMWTVTAIFFLLVGAVVWILEHRLNDEFRGPPKKQIVTILWFSFSTMFFAHRENTVSTLGRFVLLIWLFVVLIINSSYTASLTSILTVQQLSSPVKGIESLISSKERIGYLQGSFTRTYLIEEMGIDESRLVPLKDPEETTKALEKGPHKGGIAAYVDERAYIELFLSTRCDFSVIGQEFTRNGWGFAFPRDSPLALDMSTAILELAENGDLQRIHDKWLLRRACLSQGAKLEVDRLNLRSFWGLYLVCGLACLLALLIYLFQTLRQYKKHGPEELESSSGQGASGSTRLQTFLSFVDEKEEIVKTRSKRRQMERISYRSTSEVGSSIISNKEFSLSSLSRIDSANEV